The Pseudomonas hefeiensis genomic sequence CAGGTGCGACCATCCCGGGCACGGATCATGGGCCCGTTGCGATCCACCAGCAGGCTGGCGGGACGAAACACCGGGCCGGCCCAGATGCATTCGCGCTTGATTTCAGGGTCCAGTGAAAACGCGGACAAACTCGGTTCCGGCAGGCCGAGGGAAATCGAATAGCTGAAATCTTCCCCGGCAAAACCCAGGCGCAGACGTTTCGTGCTGAGCCGCACCGTGGCCCCGATGGGCACCTCGCCGTTGCGCATACGCCGGCTGATCACTTCCGGCCCGGCCCAGAAGGTCGAGTCCAGCCCGCCTTCACGGGCCAGGGCGTTGACCACGCCGCCCTGGGCCGTCTCCGCCAACAGGCGCAGGGCGCGATACAGATTGGATTTGCCACTGCCGTTGGGGCCGGTGATCAGGTTCAGCCGGCCCAGGGGGATCACCAGTTTGTTGATCGAGCGGTAGTTGGCCACCGCCAGTGTCTTGAGCATGTGCAAATTTTCCCTGCTGCAGAGGCATTAGTCTGCCTGATTGGCGCATCCATTGTGATCCTGTGCTTGGTGTTGAACCCTGTTCTAAGCTCACAGTCGTAACGTCACTGGTACGTCCGTACAACGCAAAGGAGTCTGCATGGCTGGTCCTCGAAGCAAAGTTCTGGTTGGCCTTGGCTTGTGTGTGTTGTTGGCCGGATGCGGTGATGAAAAGCCCGAGGAAAAAGCCCTGCCGCGGGTTTTCGTGCAGCAAGCCGTGCCCTCCGAATATGCGGCCTCGGTGACCCTCACCGGGGATGTCCAGGCCCGGGTGCAGACCGATCTGTCGTTTCGCGTGGCCGGCAAGATCGTCGAGCGCAAGGTGGATGTCGGTGACCGGGTTTCGGCCCGGCAAGTGCTCGCCCGGCTCGACCCCCAGGACTTGCAGACCCGCGTTGATTCCGCCCAGGCTCAGGTGGCCGCCGAACAGGCGCGGGTCAAGCAGAGTGCGGCGGCGTTCGTGCGCCAGCAAAAACTCTTGCCCAAGGGCTATACCAGCCAGAGCGAATATGACACGGCCCAGGCGCAACTGCGCAGCAGTCAGAGTGCGCTGGCCGCTGCCCAGGCCCAGTTGGCCAACGCCCGCGAACAACTGAGCTATACGGCGCTGATTGCCGAGGCGCCGGGCATTATTACGGCGCGGCAGGCGGAGGTCGGTCAGGTGGTACAGGCGACGGAACCGATCTTCAGCCTGGCCCAGGACGGGGAGCGCGACGCCGTGTTTAATATCTACGAATCACTGTTGCGCGAACCTCCTTCGGACCCCGCCATCGTCATCAGCCTGCTGGATAACCCGGCCATCAAGACCACCGGTACGGTGCGCGAGATCACCCCGGCGGTCTCCGCCGAAACCGGCACCGTGCAGGTCAAGGTGACGCTCAGTGAGTTACCCGAAGGCATGCGCCTGGGTTCGGTGGTTAGTGCCACCGCCAAGTCTGCCGGCAAGACCGCCGTGGAACTGCCCTGGTCGGCGCTGACCAAGAACCTTCACGATCCGGCTGTGTGGCTGGTGGACGGCGAAGGCAAGGCGCAGTTGCACAATGTCACCGTCGGCCGGTATCTCACCGGTAAGGTCATCATCAGTGACGGGCTCAAGGGGGGTGAGAAAGTCGTCACCGCGGGTGGGCAATTGCTGCATCCCGGCGTGCGCGTCGAGATCGCTGAAAATACTTATGAGAAATCTCCGGCAGGAGCCCAGCCATGAAGCGTTTGTGGATGCTCTCAGCCGGCCTGTTGCTGGCAGCGTGCTCGAAGGAAGAGCCGCCACCTGAGCCGGTGCGCCCGGTGTTGTCCATCGAGGTTCGCGCGCT encodes the following:
- a CDS encoding efflux RND transporter periplasmic adaptor subunit, encoding MAGPRSKVLVGLGLCVLLAGCGDEKPEEKALPRVFVQQAVPSEYAASVTLTGDVQARVQTDLSFRVAGKIVERKVDVGDRVSARQVLARLDPQDLQTRVDSAQAQVAAEQARVKQSAAAFVRQQKLLPKGYTSQSEYDTAQAQLRSSQSALAAAQAQLANAREQLSYTALIAEAPGIITARQAEVGQVVQATEPIFSLAQDGERDAVFNIYESLLREPPSDPAIVISLLDNPAIKTTGTVREITPAVSAETGTVQVKVTLSELPEGMRLGSVVSATAKSAGKTAVELPWSALTKNLHDPAVWLVDGEGKAQLHNVTVGRYLTGKVIISDGLKGGEKVVTAGGQLLHPGVRVEIAENTYEKSPAGAQP